The Bradyrhizobium sp. CCBAU 051011 DNA segment CCTCGCGGATCAGGGCGAGGGCCTTCTGCTGCCGCTCCTTCGGCGTCAAGAGATCGTGCGCCTCGAACATCTCGGCGATCTGGTCGCCGATCCGCATCAATGGATTGAGCGCCGTCATCGGCTCCTGGAACACCATGGCGATGCCGCGCCCGCGCAGCGCAAGCCATTCCGCAGCGCCGAGCGACAAGAGGTTCTTTCCGTCGAACAGAATCTCTCCGGATTCGGCCCTCACCGTATCTGGCAGCAGCCCCATCAGCGCGTGGGCGCACATCGACTTGCCGGACCCGGATTCGCCGACCACGCAGAGGATTTTTCCGGCTGATAGTTCGAACGAGACCCCGTCCACGGCGTAAGCGCGGTCACCGCCCGGCGGCAGCGCGAGCTTCAGGTTCTTGACGACGACGGTCATGCTCAGCGTCCCCCTTTGGCCAGGCGAGGGTTGAGCGCGTCGTTGAGGCCTTCGCCGATCAGGTTCAGCGCCAGCACCGAGACCAGAATGGCGATGCCGGGGAATACCGTGATCCACCAGGCCTGACGGATAACGGTGCGGCCGGCGCCGACCATGTAGCCCCACGACATCAGGTTCGGGTCGCCGAGGCCGAGGAAGGAGAGCGAGGATTCCAGCAGGATCGCGGTCGCCACCATCAGCGAGGCAAGCACGATGACAGGAGAAAGCGCATTCGGCAGGATCTCGCGCCAGATGATCCACCAATTGGTCTGTCCCGTCACGACCGCCGCCTGGACATATTCGCGCGTGCGCAACGACAGCACCTCGCCGCGCACCAGCCGTGCCACTGGCGGCCAGCTCACTATGGCGATGGCCGCGACGATCGAGACGATGGACGGCTGCATGATTGCGACGAGGACGATCGCGAGCGCAAAACTAGGCACGGTCTGGAAGAACTCGGTGAAGCGCATCAGGGCATCGTCGACTTTGCCGCCGAAATATCCGGCTGTCGCGCCGAGCGGGATGCCGACGGCGAGCGAAGCCAGTGTCGAGATCAGGCCGACCAGCAGCGAGACGCGCGCGCCGTAGATGATGCCGGCCATGACATCACGGCCGAGCGCGTCGGTGCCGAGTGGAAAGCCTGATAGCGTGAACGGCGGCAGGAATGGCCGCTGCACCATGCGCCACGGCGAGGTCGGAAACAGCAGGGGACCGAACAGGGCGATGATCACCGCGATGGAAAGGATCGCGATACCGATCATGCCGCCGGGATTGCGCAACAGCACGCGCGAGGCCTGTTTCATGATGCGAACTCGATGCGGGGATCGACGGAGCGATAGACCAGGTCCGTGATCAGGTTGAAGGCCAGCACCATCGCCGAGCACACGACGAAGACGCCGAGCAAGAGATTGTAGTCGCGCTGCAGCAGCGCCTCGTACATCAGCCGGCCGATGCCCGGCCATGCGAACACGGTCTCGGTCAGCACCGCGCCGCCCACCAGCGTTCCGGCCTGCAGGCCGGCGAGGGTGACGACCGGCAAAAGCGCGTTGCGCAGCACGTGTCGGCGCTGGATCACCGCATCCGACAGGCCCTTGGCGCGCGCCGTCTTGACGAAGTCGAGCCGGTTGACTTCGAGCATCGAGGCGCGGGTCATGCGGGCGTAGGTGGCCATGAAGAACAGGCCGATGGTGGTGGCCGGCAGGATCAGATGGGCGGCGACGTCGAGCACATGCGCCAGCCCGGTGTAGCCTGCGCCGACCGTCTCGTAGCCAAAACTCGGCAGCCAATCCATCGTGACTGAAAACAGCAGGATCGCCATCAGCGCGACCCAGAACAGCGGCGTGGCATAGAAGATCAGGGCGGCGACCGTGATCGCGGTGTCAGCCCAGGTGCCGGCAAACCGGGCTGCCAATGCGCCGAACAGGATGCCGAAGGCGAGCGAGATTGCGAACGCGGTCCCCGTCAGGAGCAGGGTCGCCGGAAGGCGATCGAGGATCAGTTTCGACACCGGCATCTGCTGGCGAAACGAGAATCCGAGATCGAGGCTGAGAATGCCTTTGACATAGAGAAAGAGTTGCACCGGCAGCGGCTGGTCGAGCCCGAACTTCTCGCGCAGTTGAGCGATGAAGAGCTGGTCGCCCGCGCCGGCTTCGCCGGCCATCACCACCGCCGGATCACCCGGCGCCATGCGGATCAGGAAGAAGTTGAGCACGACGAGCGCGAGAAGGACGATGACGGCCTTCGCGATCCGCTGGGCGATGAAGGAAATCATGAGCTGTCGAGGGCGTTGGAGGTGCGGTATCCGGGCGTCAGACTTGAGGCCTGACGCCCGATGAGTGGGGAATTACTTCTCGATCCAGGCGTCGCGGAAACCGTCGTTCACGCCGATGCCTGTTGTGACCAGGTTTTTGACGCCGCAGCGCGTGATCGTGGGGAATTGCAGTTCGAGCATCCATGCCACCGGCACGTCCTCGACCAGAATCTTCTGCGCCTTGGCGTAGATCTCTTCACGCGCCGCATCGGGGAAGGCCACCGCGCCGTCGGCGAACAGCTTGTCGATCTCGGGATTCGAATAGCCTTCGACGTTGTTGAACGGCGAGCCCTTGGCGATCTGGCTGGAGACATAGTTGCGGCCGACGCCGAGCGCGGGATCGCCGTACTGATAGAGATAGGTGAAGGCGATATCGTAGTCCCATTCTGAGACCTTCTGGTTCCAGCCGGGCACGTCGGTCGCGATCATTTCGACATTGATCCCGACGTCCTGCAGGTTCTGGCGAACCATCTCGGCCCAGCGCTGCCACGTCTCGCCATAGGGCAGGGGCAGCATGCGAACCTTCTCGCCTTTGTAGCCGGCTTCCTTGAGCAGGGCCTTTGCCTTGGCGGGATCGTAATCGTATTTCGGCACCGCGCCCGTGTAGTACTTGATTGCCGAGCCGGACGGACCGGTGGCGACCTTGCCGAGGCCGTTCCAGACCACGTCCTTGGCCATGTTGCGATCGATCGCAAACATCAGCGCCTGGCGGAATTTCTTGTTCGCTGTGGGACCCGAGCGGTTGTTGAGCCAGAGCCAGGAATGCGGGCTGAAGAATTCCCAGCCCGCGCCGGTGACGCAGGTGTTCTTCAACTTACTCAGGCGCGGCACGTCGAAGTTTTCCACCGAGCCGCCCGGCAGCACGTCGACCTTGCCGGTCTCGTAGGCGACTGAGCGCGCGGCGGCGTCCGGAATCACGTGCCAATAGATCTCGTCGATGTTCGGCTTGCCCTTGACGTGGTAGTTCGGATTCTTGACGAGGCGGATGAACGAGCCCTTCTGCCATTCCTTGAACATGAAGGGACCGGTGCCAATGGGCGTGTTGTTGGCTGGGTTGGACTTGAAATCGGTGCCTTCATAGATGTGCTTCGGGATCATCGGCAGCGAGCCGACTTCGAAGATGCCGATGAACGGGCCGAATGGCTGCTTCAGCGTGAAGACGACGGTCGATTCGTCCGGCGCTTCCACCTTGTCGAGCTGAACCAGATTGCCCCGGGCGCGCGCGTGCGTCTGCTTCAGGAATTCGATCGAGAACAGGACGTCGGCTGACGTGAACGGCTTTCCGTCATGCCAAGTCACGCCCTTCACGAGCTTGAACGTGTAGACCTTGCCATCCTCGCTGACCGACCAGCTTTCGGCGAGGCCGGGCAGGGGATCGAGCTTGGGGCTGTAGCGCAGCAGGCCTTCATAGATGTTGCCGGCCACCATCTGGGTCGGACCGTTCTGCACCAGACCGACCATCAGGCTCGGCGGCTCCGGCTGGATCACGGCGTTGACGACTCCGCCTGCTTTCGGCCCCTCGGCCATTGCGGTCGTACTCAGCACGCACATCGTGGCGAGACTTATCAAAATCCTACGCTTGGACATCGCATACCTCGTTTAAAGAAAAAGGGGCTTCGCGCTCTCACATCGTCAAGCGCGTCGTCAGTTCGCAAAATCGGGATCGGTCCGTTCCAGCATCCGCTTGAAGGCGGCCCATTCGCTGTCGGGCACGCCGTTGAGCTCGATCGCATCGTAGAAAGTCGCATACTGGCCGGCCGTCTTGTGGGCCACCGCGTCAGAAAGCTCGATGATCTCGGCGCCGGATGACTGGACGGCGAGCTGGGCGCGGCAGGAGCGCTCCAGGTTATGCATCAGCTTGAACGCTTCGGCGACCGAGCGCCCGCAGGTCAGCATGCCGTGATTGCGCAACACCATCACGAACTTGTCGCCGAGATCGGCGACGAGGCGCGAACGCTCATCCAGATCGAGCGCGATGCCTTCGTAGTCGTGATAGGCGAGGCAGCCGCTGAACTGCAGCGACCATTGATTGAGCGGCAGCAGCCCCCGCTTCTGGCAGGCGACGGCGATGCCCGACACCGTGTGCGTGTGCAGGACGCAGATGGCATCATGCCGCGCGGCATGGATGGCACTGTGAATCGTGAAGCCCGCCGGGTTGATGCCGAGCCCCAGGGGATCGTCGATGACGTTTCCGTCAAGGTCGACTGTCACCAGGTTGGATGCAGTCACTTCCTCGAAACGCAGCCCATAGGGATTGATCAGGAAGCGGTCGTTTCGGCCCGGAAGCCGCACCGAAATGTGGGTGTAGATGCTGTCGTCGAGACCAAGCCGGTGAATCAGCCGGTAGGCCGCGGCGAGGTCGATCCGGATTTGGAGGGTCTGGTCGTCCATCGCCGGCCATGCCTTCGCGGTGGTGTGGGCTGCGCTTGTCATTTCCGCCTTCACTGAGTTTCAACATTTTCAGCTTGCGTGCGGCACAGCATTTGGGCAAGATTAAACTGTCGACAATCGACGATTAAAAAATATGCACGGACTGGCGCGGGTTTAGCCGATGCGGCCTATGTCTCTTCCAGTTGGATTACCGGCGATCGCGGACAGCGATCTGGTCGGCCAGATCGCGCGCATCCTGATGCAGGCCATTGTTCAGGGGCGCCTGCCGCCAGGCTCGAAGGTGGTCGAAGCGGGGATTGCCCGCGAGCTAGGCGTCAGCCGTGCGCCGGTGCGCGAGGCAGCGCGGCTTCTGGAGAAACAGGGCCTCTTGGTCGCGAGCCCGCGGCGCGGCTTCTTTGTCCGCAAACTCGAAATCAGGAACATCGACGAAATCTACGATTTGCGTCTGTGCATCGAACGGCACGCCAGCGTGCTGGCGGCGCGGCGCCTGACGCCGGAGTCGCGCGATATGCTGCGGCGGCAGATCGACGTTCTGCACAGGACCGCAGATCTCGAAGACCCCGCCCGGCAGGTGGAGGAGGACTATCGTTTTCACCGGCTGATCTTCGAAATTGCTGATAACCGCCGCCTGCTGCGGCTGTTCGATGATCTCGCGGCAGAACTGCGCATGGTGATCGGGCTGATCGGCCGCCTCTATGATGACCCGCACGAGATCGCGCGGACGCATGAGCCGCTGTTGGCAGCGATCGAAGCCGGTCATCCCGAGCGCATCACCGCGCATGTCGACTACCATATCGGTCACGCCTGGCGCGAAGTCGGTAAGCTGGTGCGAGAGCTTGCGCCGCCGGCCGGCAATATCGCTGAACCGCCGAGCGGGATTCTCATTCCAACCAACGGAGTAACCGTGTGAAGGCCGTCTACACCGAACTGCATCGCAGCCACGATCCGCAATTCTTTCTGGTGCGCGGCGTGATCAAGCGCACCACCGAGCAGCCCGAACGCGCCGACCGGTTGCTGGCGGGGCTGAAGGCCGGCAAGCACACCCTGGTCGAGCCGACGCTGTTCGGTCAGGGCCCGCGCGCGCGGGTGCACAGCGCGGAATATCTGCGCTTCATGGAGGAGGCCTGGGACGCCTGGGTCGCGCTCGGCGATTCCGGTTCGGAAATGATTCCCAACGTCCACCCCGTTCGCTACGGCGCGACGTATCCAACGCATATCGTCGGCCGCCTCGGCTGGCACGCGGCGGATACGGGCGCTCCGATCGGCAAGGGCACTTACGCTGCCGCCTGCGCCGCCACCGATGTGGCCACGACCGCGGCGCAACTCGTCATGGACGGCGAAGACGCGGTTTATGCGCTGTGCCGGCCGCCGGGTCATCATGCCTATGCCGATATGTCGGGCGGCTTCTGTTTCTTCAACAACAGTGCGGTGGCTGCGGCGCAGCTTCGGCTCACGCATGAGCGCGTCGCAATCCTCGACGTCGACGTGCATCACGGCAACGGCACGCAGGGTATCTTCTATGAACGGCCGGACGTTCTCACTGTGTCGATTCACGCCGATCCCGTCTTCTTTTATCCCTACGTCTGGGGATATGCGCATGAACGCGGCGCGGGCAACGGATTGGGCGCAAATCTCAACATCCCGCTGCCGAAGGGCACCGGAGATGACGACTACATCAAGGCGCTTGGTGACGCCGAGAAAACCATCCGCGCGTTTGCGCCCGGCGCGCTGGTGGTGGCGCTCGGCCTCGATGCTTCCGAGCACGATCCGCTCGCCGGCCTTGCGGTGACCACGGCGGGCTTCCGTCGCATCGGCGCCGCGATCGCGCGGCTCGGCTTGCCGACGGTTTTCGTTCAGGAGGGCGGTTATCTCTCCGATATTCTCGGCGCCAATCTCACCGCGGTGCTCGGCGGCTTCGAAGAAGCCCGCTAGCCCGCGCATCGATGCTCCTGCCACGCCTGCTTGCAGGTGTGGCACGATGTCCTGACGTCCAAATCTCGACATTGGCCAGGGGCCGATCTAGGCTCGGGGCACGATGCAGCGAAGAACGGGCCGAATGTTTGATGCCTTACGGGCTCTGCTGGCTCCGTTCTGGAGCTGTTCCCGGGGGCGGACGGCTGCGCAGCGCGATGCGACCGACCGTTCTGCCTCGCCGCTTTTGATCTACGTCGCCGCCGCTCTTTTCTTGCTGCTGTCGATTCTCGTGATCGATCTGTACCGCGATGAATTGCAAGCGCTCGGCCTTGTCGACGGAGCGGAGCAGGTCAATCCGGTCTTCATGAGCCCGTGAATTGCCGACGCGCGTGCGTCTATTCGATGACGATGCGCGGCGGCGGCCGATGTGCCGCGCCGGTGACAATAGCGGTCCAGATGTCGCGCGCGATGGCAATGTAATGCCTGGCGTGGATGCCGTCGGGCTCTACCGCGACGATCGGGCGGCCCTCGTCTGAGGTCTGGCGGATCTGCATATCCAGCGGGATTTCGCCGAGATAGGGAATGCCGCGGCTTTCGGCTTCCGTCCGCGCGCCGCCGTGACCGAAGATCGGCGTGACGTGGTTGCAGGTCGGGCAGCAGAAGCTCGACATGTTTTCGATCACGCCCAGAATCGGGATGCTCACCTTCTGAAACATCGCGATGCCGCGCCGCGCGTCGATCAGGGCGAGGTCCTGCGGCGTCGAGACGATGACGGCGCCGGCGAGCGGCGCCTGTTGCGCCATGGTGAGTTGCGCATCGCCGGTGCCCGGCGGCAGGTCGACGACGAGAATGTCGAGATCGTTCCATGCGACTTCGCGCAGCAACTGCGTAATGGCCGAGATCACCATCGGCCCGCGCCAGATCATGGCGTTGTCTTCCTCGACCAGAAAGCCGATCGACATCACCTTGACGCCGAATCGCTCCAATGGCTCCAGCATGCGCGGCCCGAGCTGGCGCGGTTTGCCGCGCAGTCCGAACAGTTTTTGTTGCGACGGACCGTAGATATCGGCGTCGAGAATGCCGGTCTTCAGTCCGAGCGCGGCAAAGCCGAGCGCGAGGTTGCAGGAGGTGGTGGACTTGCCGACGCCGCCCTTGCCGGAGGCAACCGCGATGACATGCTTGACGCCGGGAATGCCTGCCGCTTTCGACGTCGCGCGGGCCTTCAGATCTGGCGGGGTGGCGGGCACTGGCTGCTCACGATCCAAGCGGATCGTCCTTCTTTGCTTCGCGCGCGCGCAAATAATCTTCGGTCGACATGACAGGCGGGCGCTGCGGCACCGCATGCGGGTCGAAGCTTTCGTTCACCACGGCTTCGACGCGGCAATCCGCGCACATCTTGATGACGTCGAGACGTTTCGCATTGGCGCCCTGGAACATCCAGTGCCGCTCGCCGCCGAGTTTGGCCAGCACGCGATCGATCGAGCTCTTGGTGCCAAAGGGCTTGCCGCACGCGATGCAGTTGAACGGCTCTTCCTCCTTCAGCACGCGCTGCGGCGTATTCCAGGCCTGGAAGTCCAGACGCGGCTCGATGCTGATGACTTTCTCGGGGCAGGTGGATTGGCACAGCCCGCACTGCACGCACAGGCTTTCAGTGAAGCGCAGCATCGCGCGATCGGGATTGTCCGATAGCGCACCGGTCGGGCAGGCGGTGACGCAGGCGTGGCACAGCGTGCAGCCGTCTACATTCAGGTTCACGGTGCCGAACGGCGCGCCGGGCGCCAGCGGCACGACGTCGACCGGCGTGGGAGCTGCGAGGTGAAGCTCGCGAAACGTCGTCTCCAGCACGCCGCGCTTCGCGCCTCGCGGCATGAAGCCGGCCGGCCTTTGCGTGGCGATCCCGCGAGGGGCGCTATCCAGCGCGGCGCGCAGTTGGTCCGGATCGTCGGTCTCGATGATCCGGACCAGGCCGGTGCCGAAGCCGAGCGCCGAGATGATGGTGTCCGATGTTTCGGCCGCACGGCGAAGGGCTGTAATATCGTGGCGCGGCTTGGCGCGCGTCAGCAGCGCGGCGCCGCAGCCGCCATAGGCGAACACGGAAGCAATGATCTCCGGCCCGATCTGCGTCACCTCGTTGACACGCAGCGGCAGGACGTTGGCCGGCAAGCCGTCGCCGAACCGCGCCAGCGCATCGATGATGTCCTCGCCGTGCTCGCCGTCGTGAAACAACACCACCGCATCGCTGCCGCCGGCCTTGCGATAGGTCTGCAGCAGCGTCCGCAGCCGCCGCATCAGGGCGTCCGCGCTCGGCAATGCGTAGGACGCAGCACCCGTTGGGCACACGGAAGCGCAGGAGCCGCAACCGGCGCAGACATTGGCGTCGATCGCAACCGCGTTGCCGTTCGGTGTGATCGCGCCGGTCGGACACAAATCGAGGCAGCGCGTGCATCCGGTGATGGACGAGCGCGAATGCGCGCAGAGCGACGGTTCGAAATTGACAAAGCGCGGTTTATCGAAAGTGCCGACCATGTTACCGGCATCCGCGATCGCGCGTTCGACGGCGGCCTTGTCGCGCGGATCGGCGCGCAAATAACCGGGGCGCAATTCATGCGCGGGAAACAGCGGCGTTCCGCCCGAGAGATCGAGGATCAGATCGCAGGTCGACGTCGCGCCATCGCGCGAAGGCCCGAACACGAGCTTTGCGCGCGAGGACGGGGACGGCAGCGCGTAATCGTCGATCGCAAGCTCGAATTGCCCGAGATGGCCGCGGGCGTTGCGGATCGTGCCCTTGAGCACGGGAAATTCGTTCGCGCGCCGTGGGGTCACGTCGCCGGGTTTGGTCAGAAGCACAGTGATGTCGAGCCGGTCGGCGAGACGTTGGGCTGCCTCGATTGCGATTTCATCCCGGCCATAGATCAGCGCAACGCCGCTGCTCTCAAGCGTTACCAGCTGTAGCGGCGGCATCTCTTCGCTTGCCGCCGCGATCAGCGCGGCGGCTTTCGGACCGGCGGAAGCGGCATCCTTCGACCAGCCGCCGGTCTCGCGGATGTTGACGAAGGTGAGCTCGGCTTGCGGCGAATTTTCCGCGACTTCCCGAAACAATGGCGCTTCCTGGGTGCAGGCAACCGTGATCGGCGTGCCTGCGGCGAGCGCCTCCTTGAAGCGGTCGAGATCGAGGCCGCAAAGCTGGTTCGCCTGCGTGATCTTGGCCGTGCAGCCACGGCCGATCGCTTCCGCATCGAGCGGCATGGTCTTCTCGCAACTGCAAATCAGGAGACGAGACGTCGCCGCACTCATTTTGAACTACCTTGAACCTTTGCTCCAAGCGAGGCGGTTGCTTCACCCCGTGGTTCTGCGGTAACCGCTCGGGCGGATATCTGCAAGATAGATATAAGGCCGCTCGCGCTGCCAGCTAGTGCGGGATAGCATACACAAGCGGCCTGAAGCCATGAGGGAATAGTTCTTCGTGATCGCTCGTCTCGGGGATACGGAACAGACGCTCGATCTGCCGCCCGGTTATACTTTGGTCGCGTTGCGCGAGCTCGGCGACGCCTTTGCCCATGCGCGCGAGATCGCGGCGGAGGCGGGAGCCGGGACGCTGGTATGGGTGCGCCGCTACGATCTGGTCGAGTTCGCGGTGGTGCTTGAGCCGGACGAGCCGCTCAGCTCGGCGCGCCGGGCGTTCTTTGCCGGCATGAATGCGCTGGCGGATGCGATCGCCGCCCATTGTCCGCCGGAACGCGAGGTCGCGTTCGATTGGCCCGACGCTATCAGGTTCGACGCCGGGTTGCTCGGCGGCGGACGACTGGCCTGGCCTTCGGATTGCGCCGAAGACGAGGTGCCGGGCTGGCTCGTGTTCGGCGTGATCCTGCGCGCGGCCGCCATGGCGCATATCCCGGAGGTGCAGGCCGCCTCCGGCGTGTCCCTGCTGAGCGAAGGTTTCGAGATGGTAGAGACCGATGCGATCATCGAAAGCTTCAGCCGCCATTTGATGACCGCGTTCGACCGCTGGAAAGAGCGCGGCTTCGAGGCGATCGCGCGGGACTATCTGGAGCGGCTTCCCAAGAACAAAGCCGGTGAGCGCCGCGGCATCGACGTCAATGGCGATCTTCTGGTGAGGCCGCCTGCCGGCAGCGCAGCGCCGGAGCGGAGCAGCCTCGTGGATGCGCTGGCGAGGGCCAGTTGGTATGATCCGCAGGCGCGGGGTCCGAAATTCGAATGAGGCGGACATGTTGAAGTTTCCGCGAACCATCAGGCTGGACCCGTCCGATACCTTTGTTTTCGAGCGAGCGGCGGAACCCGGCGAATGGGCGGTTTCCGGCGCGTTCATATACTGGAACCGGGATCCGGCGACGCTTGGCCAGAAGCAGCGCGTGGCGCTCCGTTCGGGCTTTCTTGGGATCGACAGTCTCGGATGGTCGACCCTTGCCGTCGTCACCGAAGCAACCGAAGCGGAACGGCAGGCGATGATCGAGCGGCTCGCCGGGCATTTGATGGATAAATTCGGCGCGCCTGATGCGCATGCCGCGCGTCTTGCGGCCGAGGAGGAGATCGCGTTCGCAGGCTCGCTCTGCGATCATCCGCCGCAGACCCTGCTGGCCGTGCAGCGCAGCGTCGAGAATGGCGAAATCCGCGAACGCTTTCGGACGCTGAAGCCGCGCTTAGGTGCCGCAGATGCCGACCGGTTGCACGCCCATGCCAGCGCCTTTACCTTCCATGAAGTCGAAGGCGATGATGAACCTGCTGATGAGGTCGATCTTCGCGGACTAATCAGAACCGACGGCAAGACGACGGATCGTACATGAGAGAATTCTGGGTCGCCTCGGGCCATCACCTCACGCGCCGCGCCGATCATGGCGGGCTGGTGGCGACGCCCGAGCTTATCATGGCCTATCTGGCGCGGCCTGAATTGCTGCCCCCGGCCGACGCCTGCGAGGCCGAGCTACACCTGCATGAGAGCCTGATGGCCGATCCGCTGCGCCCGGTGTCAGGCGCCGATATCGCCGCGCTCGCCGACGCGGATGCGCGCGAAAACTGGGCCTTCATGGTGAATTTCCGCGACCGGCTGATGGCTGCGCCGTCGCTGGAGGCGGTTTATGTCGCACTGGCCCGCAAGGGGGCCGGCGATCTGCCGCCGATCTTCCTGTCGCAATTGTGCCACCTGATCCTGCGCAACGCGCTCGAAGGCTGCGACGATCCTTATATCTTGCGGGCGGCCGAACTGTTCTATCGCAGCCAGCTCGCGGCCATTCACGAAGGCACGTTGCTGCTGGCCGATGCCGAGGTGATCGAGGCCGAGCAGCATGCCCAGCACGACCTGCATTCATCGCCGCTGACGGCCATGCTGCAGCAGCCGAAGTCCTTTGGCGAGATGGATGTCATGGACGACGAAAACGCCTGGACCTATTGGTCGCGGTCGGATGCGCATGCGATGGTCATGAATCTTGGCGGCAACAAGAAAGCGCGCGCCGGGCTGTGCCGGGTCATCGAGCGCTGGATTGCTCATTTGCTGGGTATTACCGTCAACGTCGAAACAATTGCCTCGATCGAGGATCGCGACTGGCGCTGGTTCATCGGCCTCGACAGCGAGGCGACGCGGATCGGCAATGCGCTGTGGCGCGGCGAGCGGCTGGAGGGCGGCGTCGCCGAGCGCATCGTGGCCTTGATGCGGCTGACATTCGAAGATGCGCGGCTGGTGGATGAGCGGGTCGGCAACAAGCCCGTCTATCTCATCCTCGCCATGGGCGCGGACAAGGTGGTGCGGCTAAAGCCGCAAAATCTGGTTGCGGGTCTGCCGCTTGCGGCGACTGCGAACGCCACATGATCCACCGAAGGGAGGGTCTGGTATGACCGAAGCATCCCGGCAGGTCGGCGTGGTGGTGCGACGCCGTTCGATCGACAATCCCTGGATCGACCAGTTGTGGTCGCCGGCGATGATTCTGGATGAGGTGCCAGCGACCGCGCCATGGACCGCGCTGTCCACCGAGGCCGATGCGACGACATATTATGCGGGGGCGGCCAGCATCGATCTCTTCAGTGCGGAGACGGCGAATTATCGCGATAACCTCGCCGACGGCGCGCCG contains these protein-coding regions:
- a CDS encoding DUF6505 family protein, which encodes MLKFPRTIRLDPSDTFVFERAAEPGEWAVSGAFIYWNRDPATLGQKQRVALRSGFLGIDSLGWSTLAVVTEATEAERQAMIERLAGHLMDKFGAPDAHAARLAAEEEIAFAGSLCDHPPQTLLAVQRSVENGEIRERFRTLKPRLGAADADRLHAHASAFTFHEVEGDDEPADEVDLRGLIRTDGKTTDRT
- a CDS encoding DUF6352 family protein; the encoded protein is MREFWVASGHHLTRRADHGGLVATPELIMAYLARPELLPPADACEAELHLHESLMADPLRPVSGADIAALADADARENWAFMVNFRDRLMAAPSLEAVYVALARKGAGDLPPIFLSQLCHLILRNALEGCDDPYILRAAELFYRSQLAAIHEGTLLLADAEVIEAEQHAQHDLHSSPLTAMLQQPKSFGEMDVMDDENAWTYWSRSDAHAMVMNLGGNKKARAGLCRVIERWIAHLLGITVNVETIASIEDRDWRWFIGLDSEATRIGNALWRGERLEGGVAERIVALMRLTFEDARLVDERVGNKPVYLILAMGADKVVRLKPQNLVAGLPLAATANAT